The following proteins come from a genomic window of Corynebacterium sp. P4-C1:
- a CDS encoding IS256 family transposase, giving the protein MTAVSPKKGHDPARVNEISEKLMENPELASLISELSASADDASDLVKGLLQASINAGLQAEMDAHLGYGHADRKAKARVETAQESNHRNGSYTKTVNSGYGALEVTMPRDRAGTFVPKMVPKGSRRLTELDDMIISLYAGGMTVRDIQHHLAGTLGVDMSPDTISTITDAVLDEVLIWQNRQLDEFYPVIFLDALRVKIRDGHRVVNKACYIAIGVDIDGIKHILGLWIADNEGAAFWASVCADLANRGVQDVFIVCCDGLKGLPEAVEATWPNSMVQTCIVHLIRAANRWVSYQDRKPVSRALREIYTAANEDAARASLDAFEASELGRKYPQSVKVWRDAWDRFVPFLQFPPAARRVLYTTNSIESLNAELRKATRNRGQFPNDTAALKTLWLMICNIEDKRAAQRAKKAKRDIECNGYIEGAKANGWKQAINQLAVAYPDRFADYL; this is encoded by the coding sequence ATGACTGCTGTGTCACCGAAGAAAGGCCATGACCCGGCGAGGGTCAACGAGATCAGCGAGAAGCTGATGGAAAATCCTGAGCTGGCCAGCCTGATCAGCGAGCTGTCGGCCTCTGCTGATGATGCAAGCGACCTGGTTAAAGGCCTGTTGCAGGCATCGATCAACGCTGGTCTGCAGGCGGAGATGGATGCGCATTTGGGCTACGGCCATGCCGACCGTAAGGCGAAGGCCCGGGTGGAAACCGCACAGGAGAGCAATCACCGCAACGGGTCGTACACCAAGACCGTCAATTCTGGGTATGGCGCGTTGGAAGTGACTATGCCGAGGGATCGTGCTGGCACGTTTGTTCCAAAGATGGTGCCGAAGGGATCCCGTCGGCTGACAGAGCTCGACGACATGATTATCTCGTTGTACGCCGGCGGGATGACCGTGCGCGATATTCAGCACCATCTCGCCGGCACCCTGGGGGTGGATATGAGCCCAGATACGATCAGTACCATTACCGATGCGGTGTTGGATGAGGTGCTGATCTGGCAGAACAGGCAACTCGACGAGTTCTACCCAGTGATCTTCCTTGACGCGCTGCGAGTGAAGATCCGCGATGGTCACCGGGTGGTCAACAAAGCCTGCTACATAGCCATCGGTGTGGATATCGACGGCATCAAGCACATTTTAGGATTGTGGATCGCAGACAATGAAGGTGCCGCATTCTGGGCATCAGTCTGCGCAGATTTGGCCAACCGTGGCGTCCAGGACGTGTTCATCGTGTGTTGCGACGGGCTCAAAGGCCTGCCGGAAGCCGTGGAGGCAACCTGGCCGAATTCGATGGTGCAGACCTGCATCGTGCACCTGATTCGAGCTGCGAACCGGTGGGTGTCCTACCAAGACCGCAAACCCGTATCGAGGGCGCTACGTGAGATCTACACGGCCGCCAACGAGGACGCCGCCCGTGCCAGCCTGGATGCTTTCGAGGCCTCAGAGTTGGGCCGTAAATACCCGCAGTCGGTCAAAGTCTGGCGCGACGCCTGGGACCGGTTCGTGCCGTTTTTGCAGTTCCCGCCGGCGGCCCGGCGGGTGCTCTACACCACCAATTCGATCGAATCGCTGAATGCTGAACTGCGTAAAGCTACCCGTAACCGGGGCCAATTCCCGAACGATACCGCGGCGCTGAAGACCCTATGGTTGATGATCTGCAACATCGAAGACAAGCGCGCCGCCCAGCGAGCGAAGAAGGCGAAGCGCGACATCGAATGCAACGGCTATATTGAAGGAGCGAAAGCCAACGGG